One stretch of Arachis hypogaea cultivar Tifrunner chromosome 20, arahy.Tifrunner.gnm2.J5K5, whole genome shotgun sequence DNA includes these proteins:
- the LOC112786047 gene encoding uncharacterized protein, with translation MEEVNYMGNFSRNFNKNPYSNIFNQRWRNHLNFGWRDQQNPQQGFNNNRNGMYQNQFNNKPFETSQQQLETPRQSLSDLAGIVSNLSKTTHSFVTETKSSIRNLEIQIGQLSKRIPEIPSNTLPNNTEGNPKEECKALTIEVVTEPKKEHVLEELKEIIAHEETKTATLHAPLLREESEEYSSSEEDEESKKKQFARYLTILRKLKANSSPTEALEEEDEPVILAKECSALVQKKLPQKLSDPGSFLIPCTIGTITFEKALYDLGSSINLMPLSVMKRLGILEVQRATISLKLADKTQKRAYGMVEDVLVKVDDLHIPADFVILDTGEDRDESIILGWPFLATPKAIIDVERGELVLRLHEDCILFKIPTLRLPLTELVL, from the coding sequence ATGGAGGAAGTGAACTATATGGGAAACTTCTCCAGAAACTTCAACAAAAATCCCTATTCAAATATCTTCAATCAAAGATGGAGGAACCACCTcaactttgggtggagagaccaacaGAATccccaacaaggcttcaataataatcggAATGGAATGTACCAAAATCAGTTCAACAATAAACCATTCGAAACTTCTCAGCAACAATTGGAGACACCTAGGCAAAGTCTCTCTGACTTAGCTGGTATAGTCTCCAACCTCtccaagaccactcacagtttcgtAACAGAGACTAAGTCCTCCATTAGGAACCTAGAAATACAGattggtcagctgagcaagaggatcccagaGATCCCTTCTAACACTCTTCCAAACAACACAGAAGggaatccaaaagaagagtgcaaggccctcaCTATAGAGGTTGTAACCGAACCTAAAAAGGAGCATGTTttagaggagctcaaagaaatCATAGCTCATGAGGAGACTAAAACAGCCACCTTGCACGCCCCTTTACTAcgtgaagaatctgaagaatactcgtcttcagaagaggatgaagagtcCAAGAAAAAGCAATTTGCTCGGTATCTGACCATCCTCAGAAAACTAAAAGCCAACTCCTCTCCCACAGAGGCGTTAGAAGAGGAAGATGAGCCTGTGATACTggccaaggaatgtagtgccttGGTCCAGAAGAAACTTCCTCAAAAGCTTTCAGATCCCGGAAGCTTCCTGATTCCCTGTACTATAGGGACTATCACCTTTGAGAAGGCACTATATGACCTTGGCTCAAGCATCAATCTGATGCCTTTGTCTGTAATGAAGAGGCTAGGAATTTTAGAGGTGCAGCGTGCCACAATCTCATTGAAGTTGGCAGACAAGACCCAAAAAAGGGCGTATGGCATGGTAGAGGATGTCCTGGTGAAGGTTGACGACCttcacatccctgctgactttgtgATTCTAGACACAGGGGAGGACagagatgaatccatcatccttggatggCCTTTTCTAGCCACTCCTAAGGCCATAATTGATGTAGAAAGAGGTGAGCTAGTCTTAAGACTACATGAGGATTGTATCTTGTTCAAGATACCAACCCTCAGACTCCCTTTGACAGAGCTGGTACTATAG